From the Anolis sagrei isolate rAnoSag1 chromosome 12, rAnoSag1.mat, whole genome shotgun sequence genome, one window contains:
- the SCYL1 gene encoding N-terminal kinase-like protein: MWLFSRDPLREFPFEAVPGGTAPPPCPLPPGTGVWQLHRGRRKATGEQVSLFIHDVKPNAEEQTQLAKAAFKHLKTLRHPNILSYIDGLETEKCLHVVTEPVTPLPAHLESRTGEGRGLSELEVSWGLHQIVKALSFLVNDGHLVHSNVCTSSVFVDRAGEWKLGGLEYMCPAQSEGLTLRKGVPELEKYDPPEMGESDKSGGGEKWSADMWRLGCLIWEVFNGPLPRTSSLRSFGKIPKSLIPHYCELVGANPKVRPNPAKFLQSCRSPGGFMDNSFVETNLFLEEIQIKDPAERQQFFQDLSANLDAFPEDFCRHKVLPQLLTAFEFGSAGAVILTPLFKVGKFLNAQEYQQKIIPVIVKMFSSPDRAMRIRLLQQMENFIQYLNEPTVNNQIFPHVVHGFLDTNPAIREQTVKSMLLLAPKLNESNLNVELMKHFARLQARDDQGPIRCNTTVCLGKIGPYLSANTRQNVLISAFSRATKDPFAPSRAAGILGFAATHNFYSMKDCAFKILPVLCTLTLDSEKTVRDQAFKAIRSFMTKLEKVSEDPEQLSELEKDVNSTSTSPGTGASWAGWAVTGVSSLTSKLIRTNAGTTTPAESGTEGAPATTEPLKSGVGHPPPSPSPAAPASSSGWDLEEEAAEEDSTGDRWDDEDWGSLEQEAEQSKRQSSPEDWNSPGWSEPVSLARKPEGRTAATSSKPESDWGASAWDLEPSWGRKKVEGAAKPTVCPPEGTKLASEYNWESVPAADKPDPFSSLAERPTAERQRNTDAFGDWGLEENWEALESDQGPSKAELVRKKREERRQEMEAKRAERKAAKGPLKLGARKLD; this comes from the exons ATGTGGCTCTTTTCTCGGGACCCGCTCCGGGAGTTTCCTTTCGAGGCCGTCCCGGGAGGAACAGCCCCGCCGCCTTGCCCACTCCCGCCCGGGACAGGCGTCTGGCAGCTCCACCGAGGGAGGAGGAAG GCCACGGGGGAGCAAGTGTCCCTCTTCATCCACGACGTGAAGCCCAACGCCGAGGAGCAGACCCAGCTGGCCAAGGCGGCCTTCAAGCACCTCAAGACCCTACGGCACCCCAATATCCTCTCCTACATCGACGGGTTGGAG ACGGAGAAATGCCTGCACGTGGTGACGGAGCCCGTGACGCCGCTGCCGGCTCACCTGGAGTCGCGAACGGGCGAAGGGAGGGGACTGAGCGAGCTGGAGGTCTCTTGGGGTCTCCATCAGATCGTG AAAGCTCTCAGTTTCTTGGTGAACGACGGCCACTTGGTCCACAGCAACGTCTGCACCTCCTCCGTCTTCGTGGACCGCGCCGGCGAATGGAAACTGGGCGGTTTGGAGTACATGTGCCCAGCGCAAAGCGAGGGTCTCACGCTGCGGAAGGGGGTCCCCGAGCTGGAGAAGTACGACCCGCCCGAGATGGGCGAGAGCGACAAAAGCGGTGGCGGGGAGAAATG GTCGGCGGACATGTGGCGCCTCGGCTGCCtcatttgggaagtgttcaatgGTCCTTTACCTCGGACGTCCTCCCTCCGATCTTTTGGGAAA ATTCCCAAGTCCTTGATCCCCCATTATTGCGAATTAGTAGGCGCCAACCCTAAAGTGCGGCCCAATCCGGCCAAGTTCCTGCAGAGCTGCCGCAGCCCCGGTGGCTTCATGGACAACAGCTTCGTGGAGACCAACCTCTTCTTGGAAGAGATCCAG ATTAAGGATCCGGCTGAGCGGCAGCAGTTCTTCCAGGACCTGAGTGCCAATCTGGACGCCTTCCCGGAGGATTTCTGCCGCCACAAGGTCCTCCCGCAGCTGCTGACCGCCTTCGAGTTTGGAAGCGCCGGCGCCGTCATCCTCACCCCACTTTTCAAG GTGGGGAAGTTCTTGAATGCTCAGGAATACCAACAGAAAATCATCCCGGTCATCGTGAAGATGTTCTCCTCGCCAGACAGAGCCATGAGGATCCGGTTACTGCAACAG ATGGAGAACTTCATCCAATACCTCAACGAGCCCACCGTCAATAACCAGATCTTCCCACACGTGGTGCACGGGTTCCTGGACACCAACCCCGCCATCCGAGAGCAGACCGTGAAG TCCATGCTGCTCCTGGCGCCCAAACTGAACGAGAGCAACCTCAACGTGGAGCTCATGAAGCACTTTGCGCGCCTCCAAGCCCGGGACGACCAAGGCCCCATCCGCTGCAACACGACCGTCTGCCTCGGCAAGATCGGCCCCTACCTCAGCGCCAAC aCGCGGCAGAACGTCCTGATCTCCGCCTTCAGCCGGGCCACCAAGGACCCCTTTGCTCCCTCCCGGGCTGCGGGGATTCTGGGCTTTGCAGCCACACACAACTTCTATTCCATGAAAGACTGTGCCTTCAAGATCTTGCCAGTGCTGTGCACCTTGACCCTGGATTCGGAGAAGACTGTCCGGGACCAG GCTTTCAAGGCCATCCGGAGCTTCATGACCAAACTGGAGAAAGTTTCCGAAGACCCGGAGCAGCTCTCCGAGCTTG AAAAGGACGTCAACTCCACTTCCACCAGTCCAGGAACTGGGGCCAGTTGGGCGGGTTGGGCTGTGACGGGGGTCTCGTCGCTCACCTCGAAGCTGATCCGGACGAATGCGGGGACAACAACGCCGGCGGAATCGGGGACGGAGGGGGCCCCGGCCACCACAGAGCCCCTCAAATCAG GGGTTGGACACCCTCCGCCCTCTCCGTCTCCAGCAGCTCCGGCCTCATCGAGTGGTTGGGACCTTGAGGAGGAAGCGGCCGAAGAGGACAGCACCGGCGACCGATGGGATGACGAAGACTGGGGCAGCTTGGAG CAAGAAGCGGAGCAGTCAAAGAGGCAATCCAGTCCGGAAGACTGGAACAGCCCAGGATGGTCGGAGCCAGTCTCTTTGGCCAGGAAACCTGAAGGCCGGACG GCGGCTACCTCCTCAAAGCCGGAGTCCGACTGGGGCGCCTCGGCCTGGGACCTGGAGCCTTCGTGGGGGCGCAAAAAGGTAGAGGGGGCTGCAAAGCCCACCGTCTGTCCGCCGGAGGGGACCAAGCTAGCCAGTGAGTACAACTGGGAGAGCGTCCCAGCCGCGGACAAGCCGGACCCATTCTCCTCCCTTGCTGAGAGGCCAACGGCAGAGAGGCAG CGAAACACAGACGCCTTTGGAGATTGGGGCCTGGAGGAGAATTGGGAAGCGCTGGAGTCGGACCAAG